A window of Chrysiogenia bacterium contains these coding sequences:
- a CDS encoding GGDEF domain-containing protein, whose translation MGWLPNPIDWSPIDRGLFLTAIALCVSCSNVAFLSWLSRSSIGDQLNPDFYPVTLGIAMALTAGALSLLLGGLLRRRHVKDWPFLSELLAHGYTLGVLFFSYATGLYTTQIAPLLVAGIAVGLPLLHKGAIARSVVSGLSVLIAILILDELHLIPYAPVFISTPVDAAGRPVGALRYWQMTLLVVSPLLVWVVVNSLLSRWREREAQFQDLAATDSLTGLSTRRQFFEFFEAECVRAQRTGRPVGFIICDLDHFKSVNDTWGHSVGDLTLQHVAAILRAEIRQGIDRVGRFGGEELVVLLPETALEGTIAVAERMREQLQNSEISTANGGLRITASFGVAAREGELAQADLLLEEADNMLYRAKQRGRNRVVWHDDDPAAQQIS comes from the coding sequence GTGGGCTGGCTGCCCAATCCCATCGATTGGAGCCCGATCGACCGCGGCCTGTTTCTGACCGCCATCGCCCTGTGCGTTTCGTGCAGCAATGTCGCATTCCTGAGCTGGCTCAGCCGCTCCTCGATCGGCGACCAGCTCAACCCGGACTTCTACCCGGTCACGCTGGGGATCGCGATGGCACTCACTGCGGGCGCTCTGAGCCTGTTACTCGGCGGGCTGCTGCGACGCCGCCATGTCAAGGACTGGCCCTTCCTCTCGGAATTGTTGGCGCATGGGTACACCCTCGGCGTTCTCTTTTTCTCCTATGCTACGGGTCTCTATACAACGCAGATTGCCCCTCTTCTGGTCGCGGGCATCGCGGTCGGCTTGCCGCTGCTTCACAAGGGCGCCATCGCCCGCTCGGTGGTCTCGGGGCTCAGCGTTCTGATTGCGATTCTGATCCTCGATGAATTGCACCTGATTCCCTACGCGCCGGTCTTCATCTCGACCCCAGTGGACGCGGCGGGCCGCCCGGTGGGGGCGCTGCGCTACTGGCAGATGACCCTGCTGGTGGTCTCGCCGCTTCTCGTGTGGGTGGTCGTCAACTCGCTGCTCTCGCGCTGGAGGGAGCGGGAAGCACAGTTCCAGGACTTGGCCGCCACCGACTCCCTCACCGGTCTTTCAACCCGGCGTCAGTTCTTCGAGTTCTTTGAGGCCGAGTGCGTGCGCGCCCAGCGCACGGGCCGCCCGGTGGGTTTCATCATCTGCGATCTCGACCATTTCAAGTCCGTCAACGACACCTGGGGGCACAGCGTCGGAGATCTTACCCTCCAGCATGTCGCCGCAATTCTTCGCGCCGAAATCCGCCAGGGCATCGACCGCGTGGGACGTTTCGGCGGTGAAGAACTGGTCGTGCTGCTTCCCGAGACAGCGCTGGAGGGAACCATCGCCGTGGCTGAGCGGATGCGCGAGCAGTTGCAGAACTCCGAGATCTCTACTGCGAACGGGGGGCTTCGGATCACTGCGAGCTTCGGGGTGGCCGCGCGCGAGGGAGAGCTCGCCCAGGCCGACCTGCTGCTTGAAGAAGCCGACAACATGCTCTATCGCGCCAAGCAGCGCGGCCGCAATCGCGTCGTCTGGCACGACGACGATCCGGCAGCCCAACAGATATCCTGA
- a CDS encoding sigma-54-dependent Fis family transcriptional regulator produces the protein MGKLGSGHVLITEDDPEVSLLLSDLLQESGFETTSAESLQGARHFLSHSSADLILLDLNLVDGSGVDLIPEMVSHPSAPAVLVLTANTSPGTASECINRGAFDYITKPFDVETLLNRIQHALRVRSNEIDQQARSRSSLMELSQKTVPLPSPQMREIEELVVRLGREGSVPVLIRGETGVGKEHIARKIHELSPRYDGPYVAVNCASFEKHLIQSELFGHEKGAYTGAHERRQGLFELTQNGTLFLDEVGELPLDVQGHFLRVLEYSMLRRLGGVNEISVNTRVIAATNTSLKNAVAAGTFRSDLYYRLAVAEIVIPPLRQRYEDIPVLAGHFCREIGLRRGRKLELQSGAIAVLNRYPWPGNVRELRNVIERADLLSPSGTINDGVIAQVLSVPGSSQPAPEPSPTSSLEEVEEAHIRSVLDRCGGNQTRAAEILKISARTLSRRLAKMKGKGATGP, from the coding sequence ATGGGGAAGCTCGGGTCCGGCCACGTACTGATAACCGAAGATGATCCCGAGGTCAGCCTTCTGCTCTCGGACCTGCTGCAGGAAAGCGGGTTTGAGACCACCAGTGCCGAGTCGCTCCAGGGCGCCCGGCATTTTCTCAGTCACTCTTCAGCCGATCTCATCCTTCTCGATCTCAACCTTGTAGACGGATCGGGCGTCGATCTGATTCCCGAGATGGTGTCCCATCCATCCGCGCCTGCCGTGCTGGTTCTGACCGCCAATACTTCACCGGGCACGGCATCCGAATGCATCAACAGGGGGGCCTTCGACTACATCACCAAGCCCTTCGACGTCGAGACCCTGCTCAATCGAATCCAGCATGCCCTACGCGTCCGAAGCAACGAGATCGATCAACAGGCGCGCTCACGCAGCAGCCTCATGGAGCTCAGCCAGAAGACGGTCCCTCTCCCCTCCCCGCAGATGCGGGAAATCGAGGAGCTCGTCGTACGCCTCGGACGCGAAGGGTCCGTGCCGGTTCTCATCCGCGGTGAAACGGGGGTCGGTAAGGAGCACATCGCCAGGAAAATTCACGAACTCTCACCCCGCTATGACGGGCCCTATGTCGCGGTAAACTGCGCAAGCTTCGAGAAGCATCTCATCCAGTCCGAGCTCTTTGGGCACGAGAAAGGCGCCTACACCGGCGCCCATGAACGACGACAGGGCCTGTTCGAACTGACCCAGAACGGCACGCTCTTTCTCGATGAAGTCGGCGAACTCCCTCTCGACGTGCAGGGACACTTTCTGCGTGTGCTCGAATACTCCATGCTCCGCCGGCTGGGCGGCGTCAATGAAATTTCCGTCAATACCCGTGTCATTGCGGCAACCAACACGAGCCTCAAGAACGCCGTTGCGGCAGGTACATTCCGGTCGGATCTGTATTACCGACTGGCCGTCGCGGAGATCGTCATCCCTCCGCTACGCCAGCGATACGAAGACATTCCGGTTCTCGCCGGTCATTTTTGCAGGGAAATCGGATTGCGACGCGGTCGCAAGCTCGAGCTGCAAAGCGGCGCGATCGCCGTGCTGAATCGCTATCCCTGGCCCGGAAATGTTCGCGAGCTGCGCAACGTCATCGAGCGCGCCGATCTGCTCAGCCCCTCCGGCACAATCAACGATGGTGTGATTGCGCAGGTGCTCTCCGTTCCCGGCAGCTCCCAGCCCGCACCGGAACCGAGCCCGACCAGCTCACTGGAAGAGGTGGAAGAAGCCCATATCCGCTCGGTTCTCGATCGGTGCGGCGGCAACCAGACCCGCGCGGCGGAGATTCTCAAGATCTCCGCGCGCACTCTTTCGCGGCGCCTCGCCAAGATGAAGGGAAAGGGCGCCACGGGACCTTGA